The Anguilla anguilla isolate fAngAng1 chromosome 4, fAngAng1.pri, whole genome shotgun sequence genome has a window encoding:
- the zte38 gene encoding zebrafish testis-expressed 38 — MARAGQLRHKSAQDTAEWVSLFQNELETEQQSVVFVKRMMVLAVSCITYLRGIFPEDAYRSRYLEDLCIKVLREKSSSPGACKIVKWMMGCFDALQKGYLQIVFIGVHTDPGDPNHIIESYQFKFKYTEEGPHMEILRNRNDEMKVTMEDTKKASVLLVRKLFLLMQNLDVLPTDVCLSMKLYYYDEVTPPDYEPPGFRQGRCDTLWFDGTAVHFKVGDVQTPFHTMKVQVAAEHGRMAGLQQGSHLWDSAQSSAQQGRGPAQLGHKGAAFQTNAEQDLPSESESADFKAPKKTRAQQKAASRRSAKRRKREE; from the exons ATGGCAAGAGCAGGACAGTTACGACACAAGTCGGCGCAGGACACAGCCGAG TGGGTGAGCTTGTTTCAGAACGAACTGGAGACGGAACAGCAGTCGGTGGTGTTCGTCAAGCGGATGATGGTTCTGGCGGTGTCCTGCATCACCTACCTCCGAGGCATATTCCCGGAGGACGCCTATAGATCGCGTTATCTGGAAG ATTTGTGCATTAAAGTTTTGAGAGAGAAGAGCTCCTCTCCTGGAGCCTGCAAGATTGTCAAATG GATGATGGGGTGTTTCGATGCGTTACAGAAAGGATAT CTACAGATTGTGTTTATCGGg GTACATACTGATCCCGGTGACCCAAAT CACATCATTGAATCCTACCAGTTCAAGTTTAAATACACAGAAGAGGGCCCGCATATGGAAATTTTGAG GAAccgaaatgatgaaatgaagGTGACAATGGAGGACACAAAGAAAGCATCGGTGCTCCTGGTGCGCAAGCTCTTCCTGCTCATGCAGAACCTGGATGTCCTCCCCACTGACGTCTGTCTCTCCATGAAGCTCTATTACTATGATGAGG TGACTCCGCCCGACTACGAGCCCCCGGGCTTCAGGCAGGGCCGGTGCGACACCCTGTGGTTCGACGGGACGGCGGTGCACTTTAAGGTGGGGGACGTGCAGACCCCCTTCCACACCATGAAGGTGCAGGTGGCCGCGGAGCACGGCCGGATGGCCGGGCTGCAGCAGGGGAGCCACCTGTGGGACAGCGCCCAGAGCTCCGCCCAGCAGGGCCGGGGACCGGCACAGCTCGGCCACAAGGGGGCG GCCTTTCAGACAAATGCGGAACAAGACCTTCCATCTGAGAGCG AGTCTGCAGACTTCAAGGCACCCAAAAAAACCAGAGCACAG CAGAAAGCTGCATCCAGAAGATCTGctaagagaagaaaaagagaagaatga